A single window of Pseudanabaenaceae cyanobacterium SKYG29 DNA harbors:
- a CDS encoding aminodeoxychorismate/anthranilate synthase component II — translation MLIVIDNYDSFTYNLVQYLGELLPEFPHLQNILVYRNDAVTIEQIKELQPLGIIISPGPGHPTESGISLDVIQQLRGQVPILGVCLGHQAIGLMHGGQITSAPTLMHGKTSQIFHNDRGVLQGLPNPFIATRYHSLVIDRSTLPVELELTAWTEDGTIMAVRHRYYRHLEGVQFHPESILTTAGKQILRNFLRATKPEG, via the coding sequence ATGCTCATCGTCATTGACAATTACGACAGCTTCACCTACAACCTGGTGCAATATTTGGGGGAATTGCTGCCTGAATTTCCCCACCTCCAAAACATTCTGGTCTATCGCAACGATGCTGTCACGATCGAGCAGATAAAAGAGCTACAACCCCTGGGCATCATCATTTCCCCTGGTCCCGGACATCCCACCGAGTCGGGTATTTCTCTCGATGTGATTCAGCAATTGCGGGGACAAGTACCAATCCTGGGAGTATGTTTGGGTCATCAAGCCATTGGTCTTATGCACGGTGGACAAATTACCTCTGCCCCCACCCTCATGCACGGGAAGACTTCCCAGATTTTCCACAACGATCGGGGTGTATTGCAGGGGTTACCCAATCCCTTTATTGCCACCAGGTATCACAGTTTAGTGATTGACCGTAGCACCTTACCCGTCGAGTTAGAACTCACTGCCTGGACGGAAGATGGGACAATTATGGCAGTCCGTCATCGCTACTACCGCCATTTGGAAGGAGTACAATTCCACCCAGAAAGTATTTTAACGACGGCGGGCAAACAAATTTTACGCAACTTCCTACGAGCCACCAAGCCAGAGGGATAA
- the purS gene encoding phosphoribosylformylglycinamidine synthase subunit PurS, translated as MLYKARIYVTLQEAVLDPAGTAVQKALQEQMGIKVPVVRIGKFIVVTLESDDRPTAEQTVHKMCQEFLANPVIEDYYFELEELPGVSDLAGDS; from the coding sequence ATGCTCTATAAAGCCCGTATCTACGTCACTCTCCAAGAAGCTGTCCTCGATCCCGCTGGTACTGCTGTGCAAAAAGCTCTGCAAGAACAGATGGGTATCAAAGTCCCTGTAGTGCGCATTGGCAAATTCATTGTGGTTACTCTGGAAAGTGACGATCGTCCTACTGCCGAACAGACTGTCCACAAGATGTGTCAAGAATTTCTCGCTAACCCCGTGATTGAAGATTACTACTTTGAGTTAGAAGAACTCCCTGGGGTCAGTGATCTTGCCGGTGATAGCTGA
- a CDS encoding DMT family transporter, protein MTFLGDLRGQLAALSAAFLWAAVSIYYTRLGKQLSPLVLNLAKGIVALFLFAVTIVGRQESPPVVPWETWLFLALSGIAGIGIGDTAFFASLNAWGARRTLLMDSLSPGMTTVLSWLFLQEQLGTKHLLGIALAISGVAIVVGDRSAGKVDQTDQLRGLGYGLLFVLAQAIGVILSRAALAGSAISPLWSTTTRLTAGVAVLLVWTVVQQSAKPKWDRETVGGVVVAAFFSTYLGIWLQQTALKFAPAPIAQSLSSMGPVFILLIGWCLGETVNYRSWVGVACAVAGVVLLLQS, encoded by the coding sequence ATGACATTTCTTGGGGATTTGCGGGGGCAACTGGCGGCATTATCAGCGGCATTTCTTTGGGCGGCAGTCTCCATTTATTACACCCGCTTAGGTAAGCAACTTTCTCCCCTAGTATTAAACTTGGCAAAGGGTATTGTTGCTCTCTTTTTGTTTGCTGTCACGATCGTTGGGCGGCAGGAATCCCCACCTGTGGTGCCTTGGGAGACTTGGCTATTTTTGGCTTTGAGTGGTATAGCGGGGATTGGCATTGGTGATACGGCTTTTTTTGCTTCTTTGAATGCCTGGGGTGCCAGGCGCACTTTACTGATGGATTCCCTCTCCCCTGGTATGACGACAGTGTTGTCCTGGTTATTTTTGCAAGAACAGCTGGGAACAAAGCATTTGTTAGGAATTGCTCTGGCAATCAGTGGCGTGGCGATCGTGGTGGGCGACCGCAGTGCGGGCAAGGTGGATCAGACAGACCAGCTCAGGGGACTGGGATATGGCTTGCTGTTCGTCCTAGCACAGGCGATCGGGGTGATCCTGTCACGGGCAGCTTTGGCGGGTTCGGCAATTTCCCCGCTGTGGAGTACGACAACCAGACTGACAGCAGGGGTAGCAGTGTTACTAGTGTGGACAGTGGTGCAACAATCAGCAAAACCAAAATGGGACCGCGAAACGGTGGGGGGTGTGGTAGTTGCTGCTTTCTTCAGCACTTATCTGGGCATTTGGCTACAACAGACTGCGTTGAAATTTGCCCCCGCTCCTATTGCTCAATCCCTCAGCAGCATGGGACCTGTATTTATTTTGCTCATCGGTTGGTGTCTGGGAGAAACCGTCAATTACCGTTCTTGGGTCGGAGTCGCCTGTGCCGTGGCAGGGGTAGTCCTCCTCCTGCAATCCTAA
- a CDS encoding FAD-dependent oxidoreductase, with amino-acid sequence MGRTPLWRFLRRAYRLARREAGISRRRTLQLGLFAGGFLATSALHSCSQPPWVRRDDPILIVGAGIAGLTAAYRLWQKQVPIKILEASDRVGGRIFSLNNALSTTQTAELGGEFINSDHQNIRTLVEEMELELVDLYKADEKVEDEIWFFNGKKITFADVAQAFMPLAQQVVKDRAAIGGYSYQHSNPIAQKLDRLSIADYLKQYTRNPVLEELLSVAYTIEYGREVEEQSSFNLIVLLGDDEESAILGESDERYTIRGGNQQLPQRLAEKLSNFIELNSYVESIRRSPDGRYQVSWRRDNASKQSSFSRVVLAIPFTVLRTIDLRVNLPPLKLRAIRELGYGYNAKLITSYRERLWRTKYQSNGKVYTDLRWQHTWETGKYAPTTTGLITNYMGGNRCLQLSTNPSQEAQAFLQSFATVFPGIDQVYHQSLLINWYKLPLARASYSGYLVGQTTLFGGIEGEPFQNLFFAGEHCSPDYQGYMEGACASGNRVAELIPTS; translated from the coding sequence ATGGGACGTACACCGCTGTGGCGATTCTTACGCCGTGCCTACCGTCTAGCTCGACGAGAAGCAGGAATTTCCCGACGACGCACTTTGCAGTTAGGATTATTTGCGGGAGGATTTCTCGCTACGAGTGCTTTACACAGTTGCAGCCAACCCCCTTGGGTGCGCCGAGATGACCCCATTTTGATTGTAGGGGCAGGAATAGCAGGGCTAACAGCTGCCTACCGTCTTTGGCAAAAGCAAGTGCCCATCAAAATCCTAGAAGCCAGCGATCGAGTAGGGGGACGGATTTTTTCCTTAAACAATGCCCTCAGTACAACCCAGACTGCAGAGTTGGGGGGGGAATTTATCAACAGTGACCACCAGAATATCCGTACTCTGGTGGAAGAGATGGAATTGGAGTTAGTGGACTTGTACAAAGCAGATGAAAAAGTAGAAGATGAAATTTGGTTTTTCAATGGCAAAAAGATCACTTTTGCTGATGTGGCACAAGCTTTTATGCCCCTCGCTCAACAAGTAGTGAAAGACCGTGCTGCTATCGGGGGTTATTCCTACCAACATTCTAACCCCATAGCCCAAAAACTCGATCGTTTATCGATCGCTGACTATCTCAAACAATACACCCGTAATCCTGTTCTAGAAGAGCTATTGTCTGTTGCCTACACGATCGAATACGGCAGAGAAGTGGAAGAGCAGAGTAGTTTTAATTTAATTGTGCTCCTAGGGGATGATGAAGAGTCAGCAATTTTAGGTGAGAGTGATGAACGGTACACAATTAGAGGCGGCAATCAACAACTACCACAACGGTTAGCGGAAAAGCTGAGTAACTTTATAGAGCTGAATTCCTACGTGGAGTCCATTCGACGATCACCAGATGGTCGTTATCAAGTAAGTTGGCGCAGGGATAATGCTAGTAAGCAAAGTAGTTTTTCCCGTGTAGTTTTAGCTATACCGTTTACAGTCCTAAGAACAATAGACTTGCGAGTGAATTTACCACCCCTCAAACTGCGAGCGATCCGAGAATTGGGCTATGGCTATAACGCCAAGTTGATTACTAGTTATCGGGAACGCCTATGGCGGACAAAGTATCAATCTAACGGCAAGGTCTATACAGATTTGCGCTGGCAACACACTTGGGAAACAGGAAAGTATGCCCCCACCACCACAGGATTAATCACTAACTACATGGGCGGTAATCGCTGCCTCCAACTATCTACTAATCCGTCCCAAGAAGCCCAAGCCTTTTTGCAGAGTTTCGCCACAGTTTTCCCCGGCATTGACCAGGTTTACCATCAATCTCTCCTCATTAATTGGTATAAGTTACCCCTCGCTCGTGCTTCCTATTCAGGGTATTTAGTGGGGCAAACCACTCTATTTGGTGGTATTGAGGGCGAACCCTTCCAGAATCTATTTTTTGCTGGTGAACATTGCTCCCCTGACTACCAGGGCTACATGGAAGGAGCTTGTGCCTCAGGCAATCGAGTCGCAGAACTAATCCCAACTAGCTAA
- a CDS encoding rRNA pseudouridine synthase, producing MPERLQKILARYGVNSRRRAEQMILAGRVRVNGEIVTKLGTTADPDRDSIEIDGAPLQPLPQLCYVLLHKPVGVICSRHDPQRRKTIYDLLPTRLHHLFYVGRLDRDSSGAVLLTNDGDLTYRWTHPRHHIPKHYQVWVRGKVSTATVAQWRAGVMLDDRLTLPADVEILDYQGGQTLLYIVLREGRNRQIRRVAALLQHPVVRLHRTQIGHLSIAGIPSGHYRVLSPSQILAI from the coding sequence ATGCCCGAGCGGTTACAGAAAATTTTAGCCCGCTATGGGGTAAATTCCCGCCGCCGCGCTGAACAAATGATTCTGGCAGGAAGAGTGCGGGTCAATGGGGAAATCGTAACCAAGTTAGGGACAACCGCTGACCCCGATCGGGATTCGATCGAAATTGATGGCGCACCTCTACAACCGCTACCCCAACTCTGCTACGTCCTGCTCCACAAACCTGTGGGCGTAATCTGTAGCCGCCATGACCCCCAGAGGCGCAAAACTATCTATGACCTCCTCCCTACTAGGTTGCACCATTTGTTTTACGTGGGCAGGCTAGACAGGGACAGTAGTGGGGCTGTGTTACTGACCAACGACGGCGACCTCACCTACCGCTGGACTCACCCCCGCCACCACATCCCCAAGCATTACCAAGTCTGGGTGAGAGGCAAGGTATCTACTGCTACAGTGGCACAATGGCGGGCAGGAGTGATGTTAGACGATCGTTTAACCCTACCCGCTGACGTAGAAATTCTGGATTACCAGGGGGGGCAAACCCTTCTATACATAGTATTACGGGAAGGGCGCAATCGGCAAATCCGCCGTGTAGCAGCACTACTACAGCATCCTGTGGTCAGGTTACACCGTACCCAAATCGGACATCTCTCCATCGCGGGTATACCTAGTGGGCACTATAGGGTGCTCTCCCCTAGTCAAATCTTGGCAATTTAA
- a CDS encoding histidine phosphatase family protein translates to MSNLTLYFLRHGETTYSQVGGYCGNLDPHLTEAGTEMAQAFADFYADFPWTAIYVSPMTRTIETAQPLCDRIGKEMILRQGLKEIAYGEWEGMMPEEVKEKYHDAYLLWLADPGWNAPVGGERAVDIARRSGAVIAEIQETFTSGNVLIVSHKATIRIMLCSLLGIDVGRFRDRIAIPVASVSIVEMAKRGPLVQVMGDRSHLPPHLRQREGH, encoded by the coding sequence ATGTCTAACCTCACTCTCTACTTTTTACGGCACGGCGAAACCACCTACTCCCAGGTGGGGGGCTACTGCGGCAATCTCGATCCCCATCTTACTGAGGCAGGCACCGAGATGGCACAGGCATTTGCTGACTTCTATGCTGATTTCCCTTGGACAGCTATCTATGTCAGTCCTATGACCCGCACGATCGAGACTGCCCAACCCCTCTGTGACAGGATCGGCAAGGAGATGATTTTACGGCAGGGACTAAAAGAGATTGCCTACGGGGAGTGGGAGGGGATGATGCCAGAGGAAGTGAAAGAAAAGTACCACGATGCCTATTTGCTCTGGTTAGCTGACCCTGGCTGGAATGCTCCTGTGGGGGGAGAACGGGCGGTGGATATTGCGCGGCGGAGTGGAGCAGTGATCGCGGAAATTCAAGAGACATTTACTAGCGGCAATGTGTTAATTGTTTCCCATAAAGCCACAATTCGCATTATGCTGTGCAGTTTGCTGGGAATTGATGTGGGACGCTTTCGCGACCGCATTGCTATTCCCGTTGCTTCCGTCAGTATTGTGGAGATGGCAAAGCGTGGACCTCTAGTGCAGGTGATGGGCGATCGTTCCCATCTACCCCCCCATTTACGCCAAAGGGAAGGACACTAA
- a CDS encoding 2OG-Fe(II) oxygenase, producing the protein MKSAAHAKSFAHPTRATAAPVDLQRLLQQLELVQKFAKEGFWLTTVELSNLLEIDPQQLQGQRQFAWRNFVCHLVQGEFWQISPIGALVPKTTPKQENKIFPSVYAQIENFLTHAQWQELLEFVYTQESNFVPTSTTTGESDYRRSMILYHFPRFSDLMLQRVKQIYPHVLTYLQHPYFEVSTIECQLTMHNDGNYYRIHNDNGSPDCATRVLTYVYYFYREPKGFTGGELRLYNMKEENGYLVAADSYTDIQPLNNSVVFFLSSVMHEVLPVRCPSRLFADSRFTINGWLRRA; encoded by the coding sequence ATGAAGAGTGCTGCTCATGCCAAATCTTTTGCCCATCCTACTAGGGCTACCGCTGCCCCCGTTGACCTCCAGCGACTGCTCCAGCAATTGGAGTTGGTACAAAAGTTTGCCAAAGAAGGGTTTTGGTTGACCACAGTTGAGCTAAGTAATTTATTGGAAATTGACCCCCAACAATTGCAGGGACAAAGACAGTTTGCCTGGCGCAATTTTGTCTGCCATTTAGTGCAAGGGGAATTTTGGCAGATTTCCCCCATAGGCGCTCTTGTGCCCAAAACAACTCCTAAACAGGAAAACAAGATATTCCCCTCTGTCTATGCCCAGATTGAGAATTTTCTTACCCATGCCCAGTGGCAGGAATTGCTGGAGTTTGTCTATACCCAAGAAAGTAATTTTGTCCCCACCTCTACCACTACAGGGGAGTCGGATTACCGCCGCTCTATGATTCTCTACCACTTCCCTCGATTTAGTGACCTCATGCTCCAACGGGTCAAACAAATTTATCCCCATGTCCTCACCTATTTGCAGCATCCCTACTTTGAGGTGAGCACGATCGAGTGTCAGTTGACTATGCACAATGACGGCAATTATTATCGCATTCACAATGACAATGGCAGCCCTGACTGTGCTACACGGGTACTAACTTATGTGTACTATTTTTATCGAGAGCCTAAGGGATTCACGGGGGGGGAACTGCGTCTGTACAATATGAAGGAAGAAAATGGTTATTTGGTCGCAGCTGACTCCTATACTGATATTCAACCATTGAATAATAGTGTTGTCTTTTTCCTCAGTAGCGTGATGCATGAAGTTTTACCTGTCCGCTGTCCTAGTCGCCTATTTGCTGACAGTCGGTTTACTATCAACGGTTGGCTGCGCCGAGCTTGA
- the accB gene encoding acetyl-CoA carboxylase biotin carboxyl carrier protein yields the protein MDWNLDQLRELLKILNETDITELTLESGDLKLQVRKSETVAVAVPSRAAPAPTPVAETAPSPPTPDSRKLVDVVSPMVGTFYRSPAPGEPPFVEVGEVVKKGQTVCIIEAMKLMNEIEAEVSGRIAEILVENAQPIEFGQVLMRIEV from the coding sequence GTGGATTGGAACTTAGACCAGCTACGGGAATTACTGAAAATTCTCAACGAGACGGACATCACGGAACTGACTTTAGAGTCGGGGGACCTAAAACTACAGGTGCGCAAAAGTGAGACGGTTGCCGTTGCTGTCCCAAGCAGGGCTGCGCCTGCCCCCACCCCTGTAGCGGAAACCGCTCCTTCTCCCCCTACACCTGATAGCCGCAAGTTAGTGGATGTGGTCTCCCCTATGGTGGGGACTTTTTACCGCTCCCCTGCTCCTGGTGAGCCTCCCTTCGTAGAGGTGGGTGAAGTGGTGAAAAAGGGGCAAACAGTCTGTATCATAGAAGCTATGAAACTGATGAACGAAATTGAAGCAGAGGTATCGGGGCGCATAGCCGAGATTCTGGTGGAAAATGCCCAGCCGATCGAGTTTGGTCAGGTATTGATGCGCATTGAGGTCTAG
- a CDS encoding CO2 hydration protein translates to MPLTQTKPIGELEVILARLEQGGALLPDSPQNVMEVVGILKSYGVVLDAYWRNLCYIAQHQFLEIFPFFKYFNGEFSWAKLWRHWCHDRINYEFAEYCMRAMLVHGGGKVDRFLDTEEFQQLAQRAITAKFGQLVGRGLSPLWLEQVRMLVYYSVLGQFWSVMSPIFLTLSNRYDRGEITTIPQVVQHILQGLVEAADKPIFYQVEIKGKQYEILPQAVGATFLMDAAVPYVEAVFFRSFPFRGTVSYNAQVHAISPNLGDFNYGALYADPLPIGGAGIPPTLLMQDMRHFLPEYLRNYYRQNNRQGKDERIQICISFQKSMFCVTTAAIVGLAPHPIHTTDPQARAENRAYLHSWLQRLYASRLLSVQTS, encoded by the coding sequence ATGCCCCTTACCCAGACAAAACCGATCGGTGAACTTGAAGTTATCCTGGCACGATTAGAACAAGGAGGTGCTCTTCTACCCGACTCACCCCAGAATGTGATGGAAGTAGTGGGTATTCTCAAAAGTTATGGGGTAGTCCTAGATGCCTATTGGCGTAATCTCTGCTACATTGCCCAACACCAATTTCTAGAGATATTTCCCTTCTTCAAATATTTCAATGGCGAATTTTCCTGGGCAAAGCTTTGGCGACATTGGTGCCACGATCGCATTAATTACGAATTTGCTGAATACTGTATGCGGGCAATGCTAGTCCATGGGGGGGGCAAGGTCGATCGGTTTTTAGATACAGAAGAATTCCAACAGCTAGCCCAGAGGGCAATTACCGCTAAGTTTGGGCAATTAGTGGGCAGAGGTTTGAGTCCTTTGTGGTTAGAGCAGGTGCGGATGCTGGTTTACTACAGTGTCCTGGGTCAGTTTTGGTCAGTGATGTCCCCTATTTTTCTCACTTTGAGCAACCGTTACGATCGGGGGGAAATAACCACAATTCCCCAAGTAGTGCAACATATTTTGCAAGGTTTGGTGGAGGCAGCCGATAAGCCCATCTTCTACCAGGTGGAGATCAAGGGTAAACAATACGAGATTTTGCCCCAGGCGGTGGGAGCTACTTTCCTTATGGATGCCGCCGTGCCCTATGTGGAAGCAGTATTTTTCCGATCGTTTCCCTTCCGCGGTACCGTGAGCTACAATGCCCAAGTCCATGCCATTTCCCCCAACCTAGGGGACTTTAACTACGGCGCTCTCTATGCCGACCCCTTACCGATCGGGGGTGCTGGTATTCCCCCCACCCTCTTAATGCAGGACATGCGTCATTTCTTACCTGAGTATCTGCGCAACTACTATCGGCAAAACAACCGCCAGGGCAAGGATGAACGGATTCAAATCTGCATTTCCTTTCAAAAGTCCATGTTTTGCGTGACGACAGCAGCAATTGTGGGATTAGCTCCCCATCCCATTCATACTACTGACCCCCAAGCCAGAGCAGAGAATCGCGCTTATCTCCACAGTTGGTTACAACGCTTGTATGCTTCCCGTCTGTTAAGTGTCCAAACCAGTTAG
- a CDS encoding 3-isopropylmalate dehydratase large subunit, with the protein MGMTLTEKILARASGRSHVVPGENIWVNADLLMTHDVCGPGTIGVFKREFGADAKVWDPEKVVLIPDHYIFTSDARANRNLEILREFAKEQGIKYFYDITDLSNFKANPDYKGVCHIALAQEGHTRPGEVLFGTDSHTCNAGAFGEFATGIGNTDAAFVMGTGKLLLKVPATMRFTFVGEMPPYLLAKDLILQVIGDIGVAGATYRALEIDGETITAMNMEERMTLCNMAIEAGGKNGIIPPDETTFAYVRARTDKSFEPLYPDRDANYYCHRIYDVSKLEPVVAKPHSPDNRATVREVQGTPIDRVYIGSCTGGKTEDFINAAKLLKGQKVKVPTYLVPATQKVYDDLFTEKIDDMTLAEIFIAAGCIEPAAPSCAACLGGPKDTFGRMNQAEVCVSTTNRNFPGRMGSKEAQIYLASPFTAAASAITGKITDPREFF; encoded by the coding sequence ATGGGAATGACATTGACGGAAAAAATTCTAGCGCGGGCTTCTGGTCGTAGTCATGTCGTTCCTGGGGAAAATATTTGGGTGAATGCCGACCTATTAATGACCCATGATGTGTGCGGTCCAGGCACGATCGGTGTTTTCAAACGGGAATTTGGTGCCGATGCCAAAGTCTGGGACCCAGAAAAAGTAGTATTAATTCCCGACCACTACATTTTTACTAGTGATGCCAGAGCCAATCGCAACCTGGAAATTCTGCGGGAATTTGCTAAAGAGCAGGGTATCAAGTATTTCTATGACATCACGGACCTGAGTAACTTCAAGGCTAATCCAGATTACAAGGGGGTTTGTCATATTGCTCTTGCCCAAGAGGGACATACTAGACCAGGGGAAGTGCTCTTTGGTACTGATTCTCACACCTGTAATGCGGGAGCATTTGGCGAATTTGCCACAGGGATTGGGAATACGGACGCTGCCTTTGTTATGGGAACAGGCAAGTTACTCCTAAAAGTACCAGCGACGATGCGCTTTACCTTTGTGGGGGAAATGCCCCCCTATCTGTTAGCCAAGGATTTGATTTTGCAAGTGATTGGGGATATTGGCGTAGCGGGAGCCACCTACCGGGCCCTGGAAATTGATGGCGAAACGATTACAGCCATGAACATGGAGGAGCGCATGACCCTGTGCAATATGGCGATCGAGGCGGGTGGCAAGAATGGCATAATTCCCCCCGATGAAACTACCTTTGCCTATGTGCGGGCGCGGACAGACAAGTCGTTTGAGCCTCTCTATCCTGACAGGGATGCCAATTACTACTGCCACAGGATTTATGACGTGAGTAAGCTAGAACCAGTAGTAGCTAAACCCCATTCCCCTGATAATCGGGCGACAGTCAGGGAAGTGCAGGGCACACCCATCGATCGGGTCTATATTGGTTCTTGCACGGGTGGTAAAACAGAAGACTTTATCAACGCTGCGAAGTTACTCAAGGGACAGAAGGTGAAAGTGCCCACCTATCTCGTACCAGCTACCCAAAAGGTCTATGATGACCTATTCACAGAGAAAATAGACGACATGACTTTGGCGGAAATCTTTATAGCGGCGGGTTGTATTGAGCCAGCAGCCCCCTCTTGTGCCGCTTGTCTAGGAGGTCCCAAAGATACCTTTGGTAGAATGAACCAAGCAGAAGTCTGTGTTTCCACCACCAACCGCAACTTTCCTGGGCGCATGGGGAGCAAAGAGGCACAAATTTATCTGGCTTCCCCCTTTACGGCGGCTGCTTCAGCTATCACCGGCAAGATCACTGACCCCAGGGAGTTCTTCTAA
- the efp gene encoding elongation factor P, translated as MISSNDLRPGTTVEIDGSVWKVVEFLHVKPGKGAAFVRTKLKNAQTGSVLEKTFRAGEMVPQAILEKSVMQHTYKDGENYVFMDMNTYEEATLTAEQIGPKVKYIKEGMEVSVVRWNKNNQVIDVELPNTVVLEVIETDPGVRGDTATGGSKPAKVETGAIISVPLFVNVGDRIKIDTRDDSYLGREN; from the coding sequence ATGATTTCTAGTAACGACTTGCGCCCTGGGACAACCGTAGAAATAGATGGCAGCGTCTGGAAAGTAGTGGAGTTTCTCCACGTCAAGCCTGGCAAGGGAGCAGCTTTCGTGCGCACCAAGTTAAAAAACGCCCAGACGGGGAGTGTGTTAGAAAAGACCTTCCGCGCTGGGGAAATGGTGCCCCAAGCCATCCTGGAAAAAAGTGTGATGCAACACACCTACAAGGACGGAGAAAACTATGTATTTATGGACATGAACACCTACGAAGAAGCTACCCTCACCGCCGAACAAATTGGTCCCAAGGTCAAGTACATCAAAGAGGGCATGGAAGTCAGTGTGGTGCGCTGGAACAAAAATAACCAAGTGATCGATGTGGAACTGCCCAACACGGTTGTCTTGGAGGTAATTGAGACTGACCCTGGCGTTCGGGGGGATACGGCTACGGGTGGCAGCAAACCTGCCAAGGTAGAAACGGGAGCTATAATCTCTGTACCCTTGTTTGTCAATGTGGGGGATCGGATCAAGATTGACACACGGGATGATTCTTATCTAGGACGGGAAAATTAG
- the menA gene encoding 2-carboxy-1,4-naphthoquinone phytyltransferase has translation MLTTDRRKLWQAAIKLPMYSVAVMPIGLGSALAWYDKGVFHWQRLVLFLLAAVFLLAWENLCNDVFDAETGVDEHKFHSVVKLTNNKTIVFTIANLFLVLGLLCLGGLVWQQGDITVLTLGLLCCLLGYVYQGPPFRLGYQGVGEILCFLAFAIAVGAAYYSQGQSFSPSLFLPSVINGLTTSLILFCSHFHQVEDDRKAGKLSPIVRLGTKRSAQLIPWFCGLIYGLALVGIGGKMLPWTTIGMLLSLPFAWRLIQVTAKYHDCPPQIQGCKFIAVALHFWSNLGLILGLLFHAL, from the coding sequence ATGTTAACAACCGATCGGCGTAAATTGTGGCAAGCAGCAATCAAGCTCCCCATGTACAGTGTGGCAGTGATGCCTATTGGTTTGGGTAGTGCACTGGCTTGGTATGATAAAGGGGTTTTCCATTGGCAGAGGCTAGTTTTGTTTTTGCTAGCAGCTGTTTTTCTGTTAGCCTGGGAGAATCTCTGTAATGATGTCTTTGATGCTGAGACAGGGGTAGATGAACATAAATTCCATTCCGTGGTGAAGTTGACAAATAACAAAACAATCGTTTTTACTATCGCCAATCTGTTTTTAGTCTTGGGTCTTTTATGTTTAGGTGGGTTGGTCTGGCAACAAGGGGATATAACTGTCCTGACCTTGGGTTTGCTCTGTTGTTTGTTGGGGTATGTGTATCAGGGACCGCCCTTTCGTCTGGGTTATCAGGGAGTAGGGGAAATCCTGTGTTTTTTGGCCTTTGCCATTGCTGTAGGCGCGGCTTATTACAGTCAGGGGCAGTCTTTTAGCCCATCTTTGTTTCTCCCCTCTGTTATCAATGGTTTGACTACTAGTTTGATTCTCTTTTGTTCCCACTTTCATCAGGTGGAAGACGATCGCAAAGCTGGCAAACTCTCCCCCATTGTGCGTTTGGGCACAAAACGATCGGCGCAGTTAATCCCCTGGTTCTGTGGGCTTATCTACGGCTTGGCACTAGTAGGTATTGGCGGAAAGATGTTGCCCTGGACAACGATCGGGATGTTGCTGAGCCTGCCCTTTGCCTGGCGACTAATTCAGGTGACTGCTAAGTACCATGATTGTCCGCCCCAGATTCAGGGCTGTAAGTTTATCGCCGTTGCGTTACACTTCTGGAGTAATTTAGGTCTAATTTTGGGTTTACTTTTCCATGCTCTATAA